One Oncorhynchus kisutch isolate 150728-3 linkage group LG13, Okis_V2, whole genome shotgun sequence DNA window includes the following coding sequences:
- the LOC109901559 gene encoding G-protein coupled receptor 55 yields MSNHSYGPHLCKTNMSEEVRLFQRVVYSPVFLLGLALNLSALRVFYRKRASFTDTHIYMLNLAVADCALITFLPFRIYHTFFSITSPGLCAVLVLINFTNMYASIFTVTAISVQRFIAIQFPFHSRRMGSKKQVAVVVCVMIWVTIVVLCVIFREHNRSEHNLACFEREFHLFPLGYILSLEILGYVVPLLTMLLCSCQTICTLLAYKDMHSYKDNRKSIRIISANLVVFFICYTPIHMAFFMKLYVAYKVPTDCQQYNLMHKFYHVSEWIATTNCCLDAIGYFFLVKEFRKELIPGKTVQRENRDSPERIALSRTE; encoded by the coding sequence ATGTCCAACCATTCATATGGACCACACCTCTGTAAGACCAACATGTCGGAGGAGGTGAGGCTGTTCCAGAGGGTTGTGTACAGCCCCGTGTTTTTGCTGGGTCTGGCCCTGAACCTCTCTGCTCTGAGAGTGTTCTACCGTAAGAGAGCCAgctttacagacacacacatctacaTGCTCAACCTGGCTGTGGCCGACTGTGCCCTCATCACCTTCCTGCCCTTCAGGATCTACCACACCTTCTTCAGCATTACCTCTCCTGGCCTCTGTGCTGTTCTGGTTCTCATTAATTTCACCAACATGTACGCTAGTATTTTCACTGTTACTGCTATCAGTGTTCAGAGATTCATCGCCATTCAGTTTCCCTTCCACTCCAGGAGAATGGGCTCCAAGAAGCAAgtggctgttgtagtgtgtgtgatgATATGGGTGACTATTGTGGTCCTGTGTGTGATATTCAGGGAGCACAATAGATCTGAGCACAATCTGGCCTGCTTTGAGAGGGAATTCCATTTGTTTCCACTGGGCTACATTCTGTCTCTGGAGATACTGGGATATGTGGTTCCTCTTCTCACAATGCTGCTTTGTTCATGTCAGACGATCTGCACTCTGCTGGCCTACAAGGACATGCACTCATATAAGGACAACAGAAAAAGTATTAGAATAATATCAGCCAATTTGGTAGTCTTTTTCATCTGTTACACTCCTATCCATATGGCATTTTTCATGAAACTCTATGTTGCCTACAAAGTCCCCACTGACTGCCAACAGTATAATTTGATGCATAAGTTTTATCATGTCTCAGAATGGATTGCCACAACAAACTGCTGTTTAGATGCTATTGGATATTTCTTCTTGGTAAAGGAGTTCCGCAAGGAACTGATCCCAGGGAAGACAGTGCAAAGAGAGAATCGAGACTCTCCAGAGAGAATTGCTCTCTCTAGAACCGAATAG